Proteins encoded within one genomic window of Raineyella fluvialis:
- a CDS encoding isochorismate synthase: MTLPASLPAVPRLRAITTTIDDPGPLQDFLPPHGASAWFHREDGVIGLGVAARCDVASLAQADAWWRAVVAAMPEESRADDLPSGVGPLAFGSFAFDATHTHRTSVLVVPEVVLGSRDGHHWMTRIALADRPLPSAALPPRTQSPVGPGPVAWSDGAMSGPDWEETVATAVRRIADGRLQKVVLARDVVASTRSVIDPRWLVARLAPRYPRCWTFWVDDMVGATPEMLVRVDQGLVTSRVLAGTIWRGAMGPKRRTTGETGRRSAEDTLSSSAIAEVLSQSEKNLGEHTLAVESVARALAPHCTSMNVPETPYVLELPNVMHLATDVNAAVRPGTTALALAAALHPSAAVCGTPTDVARATIAEIEGLDRGRYSGPVGWIDSHGNGEWAIALRCGRLLPDGRSMQLFAGCGIVADSEPANELGESNAKLVPMRDALEEQRD, encoded by the coding sequence GTGACGCTGCCCGCCTCGCTCCCCGCCGTCCCCCGTCTGCGCGCGATCACCACCACGATCGACGATCCGGGGCCACTGCAGGACTTCCTGCCGCCGCACGGCGCCAGCGCGTGGTTCCACCGGGAGGACGGCGTGATCGGGCTCGGCGTCGCGGCCCGCTGCGACGTCGCCTCGCTGGCGCAGGCCGATGCCTGGTGGCGAGCGGTGGTCGCTGCTATGCCCGAGGAGTCGAGGGCTGACGATCTCCCGTCGGGCGTGGGGCCGCTGGCCTTCGGCTCGTTCGCCTTCGACGCCACCCACACGCATCGCACGTCGGTGTTGGTGGTCCCCGAGGTCGTCCTCGGCAGTCGCGACGGTCACCACTGGATGACCCGGATCGCCCTCGCCGACCGGCCGCTGCCCTCGGCCGCCCTTCCCCCGCGGACGCAGTCCCCCGTGGGGCCGGGGCCGGTGGCCTGGTCCGACGGCGCGATGTCCGGCCCGGACTGGGAGGAGACCGTGGCGACCGCGGTGCGTCGGATCGCCGACGGTCGACTGCAGAAGGTTGTCCTCGCCCGCGACGTCGTCGCCAGCACCCGCTCCGTGATCGACCCCCGCTGGCTGGTCGCCCGCCTCGCCCCCCGCTATCCCCGCTGCTGGACGTTCTGGGTCGACGACATGGTCGGGGCGACGCCGGAGATGTTGGTCCGGGTGGACCAAGGCCTGGTCACCTCCCGCGTGCTCGCGGGCACCATCTGGCGCGGGGCGATGGGTCCGAAGCGGCGCACCACCGGGGAGACCGGCCGCCGCAGCGCGGAGGACACGCTGTCGTCCAGCGCGATCGCCGAGGTGCTCTCCCAGTCCGAGAAGAACCTCGGCGAGCACACCCTGGCCGTCGAGTCCGTGGCCCGGGCCCTGGCCCCGCACTGCACCAGCATGAACGTCCCCGAGACGCCGTACGTCCTCGAACTGCCCAACGTCATGCACCTGGCCACCGACGTGAATGCCGCGGTGCGCCCCGGGACCACCGCCCTCGCCCTGGCGGCGGCCCTGCACCCCAGCGCCGCCGTCTGCGGCACCCCGACCGACGTCGCCCGCGCCACGATCGCCGAGATCGAGGGCCTGGACCGGGGTCGCTACTCCGGCCCGGTCGGCTGGATCGACTCCCACGGCAACGGTGAGTGGGCCATCGCGCTGCGCTGCGGCAGGCTGCTGCCTGATGGGCGGTCGATGCAGCTGTTCGCCGGCTGCGGGATCGTCGCGGACTCCGAACCGGCCAACGAGCTGGGCGAGTCGAACGCGAAGCTGGTCCCGATGCGGGACGCCCTCGAGGAGCAACGGGACTGA
- a CDS encoding NADH-quinone oxidoreductase subunit G — MAEMDPADLITVTIDGVEVNVPKGTLIIRAAEMIGHPVPRFCDHPLLDPVGACRQCLVEISDDGRGRPMPKPQASCTTTVMPGQVIKTQMTSPVAAKAQNGINEFLLINHPLDCPICDKGGECPLQNQAVMVGNADTRFNDVKRTYPKPIPISTEILLDRDRCVLCSRCTRFADQIAGDAFIDLAERGAVEQVAIYREQPFNSYFSGNVIQICPVGALTSTAYRFRARPFDLVSTMTTCEHCAAGCELRVDHRRNEVMRRYAGDDPDVNEEWNCDKGRFAFVSGRGDDRLTHPLIREDGVLRPASWPEAVNAAVEGLRAAGRNVGLLPGGRVTLEDAYAWSKFARVALGTNNVDFRSRPHSAEEAGFLAHAVAGRSLQESVTYTDLEKASGVLLVGFEPEDESPIVFLRLRKAWRKKKLRVFTVAPFLSNGSVKLGATLVPTVPGGEAARLDGLGDEVDLGGAGVILVGERAGADAGTLSAVLGLAERTGARIAWIPRRAGERGALEAGLLPNLLPGGRPADAAEALVDVRAAWEIDELPTQAGLDADAILAAAAEGRIQALVIGGVEPTDFRNPAAARLGLENAGFVISLEQRLSEVTARADVVFPVSLFEERRGTFLNWEGRERPIAQVVSPRTVVDDLRILVALADGLGADLGIPDADAAWAELDQLGRWEGQRAAAPATTAAPAPTAQEGDVVLATWRTLLDAGRGQDGEPYLAGTGPLPVARVSAATAERIGAGETVALQAGGAELRYPLVVEASMVDDVVWVPRNAPGLSPAEALGVGAGDRVRLLADSIARSDDSTGGMA; from the coding sequence ATCGCCGAGATGGACCCGGCCGACCTGATCACCGTGACGATCGACGGCGTCGAGGTCAACGTCCCCAAGGGCACGTTGATCATCCGCGCCGCCGAGATGATCGGTCACCCCGTCCCGCGCTTCTGTGACCACCCGCTGCTCGACCCGGTCGGTGCCTGCCGTCAGTGCCTGGTGGAGATCAGCGACGACGGCCGCGGGCGTCCGATGCCGAAGCCGCAGGCGTCGTGCACCACCACCGTGATGCCGGGCCAGGTGATCAAGACGCAGATGACCTCGCCGGTCGCCGCCAAGGCGCAGAACGGGATCAACGAGTTCCTGCTGATCAACCACCCGCTCGACTGCCCCATCTGCGACAAGGGCGGCGAGTGTCCGCTGCAGAACCAGGCCGTGATGGTCGGCAACGCCGACACCCGGTTCAACGACGTGAAGCGGACCTACCCCAAGCCGATCCCGATCTCCACCGAGATCCTGCTCGACCGTGATCGCTGCGTGCTCTGCTCCCGGTGCACCCGGTTCGCCGACCAGATCGCCGGCGACGCGTTCATCGATCTGGCCGAGCGTGGTGCCGTGGAGCAGGTCGCGATCTACCGCGAGCAGCCGTTCAACTCCTACTTCTCGGGCAACGTCATCCAGATCTGCCCGGTGGGGGCCCTGACCAGCACCGCCTACCGCTTCCGCGCCCGCCCGTTCGACCTGGTGTCGACGATGACGACGTGTGAGCACTGCGCGGCCGGCTGCGAACTGCGGGTCGACCACCGCCGCAACGAGGTCATGCGCCGCTACGCCGGAGACGATCCGGACGTCAACGAGGAGTGGAACTGCGACAAGGGCCGCTTCGCCTTCGTCTCCGGACGCGGCGACGACCGGCTCACCCACCCGCTGATCCGCGAGGACGGTGTCCTGCGTCCCGCCTCCTGGCCAGAGGCCGTCAATGCGGCCGTCGAGGGCCTGCGCGCCGCTGGCCGCAACGTCGGCCTGCTGCCCGGCGGCCGGGTCACCCTGGAGGACGCGTACGCGTGGTCCAAGTTCGCCCGGGTCGCCCTGGGCACCAACAACGTGGACTTCCGGTCCCGCCCGCACAGTGCCGAGGAGGCCGGCTTCCTGGCCCACGCGGTGGCCGGCCGGTCGCTCCAGGAGTCGGTGACGTACACCGACCTGGAGAAGGCCTCCGGTGTGCTGCTGGTCGGCTTCGAGCCGGAGGACGAGTCGCCGATCGTGTTCCTGCGCCTGCGCAAGGCCTGGCGCAAGAAGAAGCTGCGGGTCTTCACCGTCGCTCCCTTCCTCAGCAACGGGTCGGTGAAGCTGGGTGCCACGCTGGTCCCGACGGTGCCGGGTGGCGAGGCCGCCCGCCTCGACGGGCTCGGTGACGAGGTCGACCTCGGCGGTGCCGGGGTGATCCTCGTCGGCGAGCGGGCCGGTGCCGATGCCGGCACCCTCAGCGCCGTTCTTGGTCTGGCGGAGCGTACGGGCGCGCGGATCGCCTGGATCCCGCGTCGGGCGGGGGAGCGGGGGGCCCTCGAGGCCGGTCTGCTGCCGAACCTGTTGCCCGGTGGTCGTCCGGCCGACGCCGCCGAGGCGCTGGTCGACGTCCGCGCAGCGTGGGAGATCGACGAGTTGCCGACCCAGGCCGGCCTGGACGCCGACGCGATCCTCGCCGCCGCGGCCGAGGGACGGATCCAGGCCCTGGTGATCGGCGGCGTGGAGCCGACCGACTTCCGCAACCCCGCGGCTGCTCGCCTCGGCCTGGAGAACGCCGGCTTCGTGATCAGCCTGGAGCAGCGCCTGTCCGAGGTGACCGCTCGGGCGGACGTCGTCTTCCCGGTGAGCCTGTTCGAGGAGCGCCGCGGCACCTTCCTGAACTGGGAGGGCCGGGAGCGCCCGATCGCCCAGGTCGTCTCGCCGCGGACCGTGGTCGACGACCTGCGCATCCTGGTCGCCCTCGCCGACGGGCTGGGGGCCGACCTCGGCATCCCGGACGCCGACGCCGCCTGGGCCGAGCTCGACCAGCTCGGCCGCTGGGAGGGTCAGCGAGCCGCCGCTCCGGCCACCACCGCCGCCCCCGCGCCGACCGCCCAGGAGGGCGACGTCGTGCTCGCCACCTGGCGCACCCTGCTGGACGCCGGTCGTGGACAGGACGGCGAGCCCTACCTCGCCGGGACCGGGCCCCTCCCGGTGGCCCGTGTCTCGGCCGCGACCGCGGAGCGGATCGGCGCCGGTGAGACCGTGGCCCTGCAGGCCGGCGGAGCAGAACTGCGCTACCCGCTGGTGGTCGAGGCCTCGATGGTCGACGACGTCGTGTGGGTGCCTCGCAACGCGCCCGGGCTGTCTCCGGCAGAGGCCCTCGGTGTCGGCGCCGGTGACCGGGTCCGACTCCTCGCCGACTCGATTGCTCGCTCCGACGACTCGACTGGAGGCATGGCATGA
- the nuoF gene encoding NADH-quinone oxidoreductase subunit NuoF: MTDMLTPVLSANWGDERAWKLTNYERTGGYSALRTALEQAPADIAGQVKASNLRGRGGAGFPAGVKWSFLPKDNPNPVYLVVNCDESEPGTCKDIPLVMASPHTLLEGIIISSYAVGCHHAFVYIRGEVLHVIRRMQQAVREAYSAGYLGKGILGTDFDLEVTVHAGAGAYICGEETALLDSLEGRRGQPRLKPPFPAVAGLYASPTVINNVETIATVPSIVSKGVDWFTSMGPESSRGFTLYSLSGHVANPGQFEAPMGITLRQLLDLAGGIRHGHELKFWTPGGSSLGVLTAEHLDVPLDYDGPAKAGAGLGTKALQCFDETTSAVRACARYVEFYKHESCGKCTPCREGSWWLVQILARLEAGKGEEGDVEKLLDLADNIAGRSFCALADGTATIVKSMIHHFRSEFEAGLHTPAWELFPYEKTTAWYRPGVAAESGATA; this comes from the coding sequence GTGACCGACATGCTGACCCCGGTCCTCAGCGCCAACTGGGGCGATGAGCGGGCCTGGAAGCTCACCAACTACGAGCGCACCGGTGGCTACTCCGCGCTGCGGACGGCCCTGGAGCAGGCGCCGGCCGACATCGCCGGCCAGGTCAAGGCCTCCAACCTGCGCGGCCGTGGCGGCGCGGGCTTCCCCGCGGGTGTGAAGTGGAGCTTCCTGCCCAAGGACAACCCCAACCCGGTCTACCTGGTCGTCAACTGCGACGAGTCCGAGCCGGGCACCTGCAAGGACATCCCGCTGGTGATGGCCTCCCCGCACACGCTGCTGGAGGGCATCATCATCAGCTCGTACGCGGTGGGTTGCCACCACGCGTTCGTCTACATCCGTGGTGAGGTGCTGCACGTCATCCGCCGGATGCAGCAGGCGGTCCGCGAGGCCTATTCCGCGGGCTACCTCGGCAAGGGCATCCTCGGCACCGACTTCGACCTCGAGGTCACCGTGCACGCCGGTGCCGGTGCCTACATCTGCGGCGAGGAGACGGCCCTGCTCGACTCCCTCGAGGGGCGGCGCGGCCAGCCGCGCCTGAAGCCGCCGTTCCCGGCGGTCGCAGGCCTCTACGCCTCCCCGACGGTGATCAACAACGTCGAGACGATCGCCACGGTGCCGTCCATCGTGTCGAAGGGCGTCGACTGGTTCACCTCGATGGGTCCGGAGAGCTCGCGCGGTTTCACCCTGTACTCGCTGTCCGGCCATGTGGCCAACCCTGGTCAGTTCGAGGCCCCGATGGGCATCACGCTGCGCCAGCTGCTCGACCTCGCCGGCGGGATCCGGCACGGGCACGAGCTGAAGTTCTGGACCCCCGGCGGCTCCTCGCTCGGCGTCCTGACCGCCGAACACCTCGACGTGCCGCTCGACTACGACGGCCCGGCGAAGGCCGGCGCCGGCCTGGGCACCAAGGCCCTGCAGTGCTTCGACGAGACCACCTCGGCGGTCCGCGCCTGCGCCCGCTACGTCGAGTTCTACAAGCACGAGTCCTGCGGCAAGTGCACCCCGTGCCGTGAGGGTTCGTGGTGGCTCGTCCAGATCCTCGCGCGGCTCGAGGCCGGCAAGGGCGAGGAGGGCGACGTCGAGAAGCTGCTGGACCTCGCCGACAACATCGCCGGCCGGTCCTTCTGTGCCCTGGCCGACGGCACCGCCACGATCGTGAAGTCGATGATCCATCACTTCCGATCCGAGTTCGAGGCGGGCCTGCACACCCCCGCCTGGGAGCTGTTCCCGTACGAGAAGACGACCGCCTGGTACCGCCCGGGCGTCGCTGCCGAGAGCGGAGCCACCGCATGA
- a CDS encoding NuoB/complex I 20 kDa subunit family protein — MGLEDKIPQGILLTTAEQLFGWARKASFWPATFGLACCAIEMMSFGATPHDAGRWGQEVFRASPRQADLMIVAGRVSQKFAPVVRQIYDQMAEPKRVLSMGVCASSGGMFNNYALVQGVDHIVPVDVYVPGCPPRPEMLIDGIMKLRTIVQNAPIGADERDAAIAREARQLVASPLAEQKGLLR; from the coding sequence ATGGGTCTCGAGGACAAGATCCCGCAGGGGATCCTGCTGACCACCGCCGAACAGCTGTTCGGCTGGGCGCGCAAGGCGTCCTTCTGGCCGGCCACCTTCGGCCTGGCCTGCTGCGCGATCGAGATGATGTCGTTCGGGGCCACCCCGCACGACGCCGGTCGGTGGGGCCAGGAGGTCTTCCGGGCCTCGCCGCGTCAGGCCGACCTGATGATCGTCGCGGGCCGGGTGAGTCAGAAGTTCGCTCCGGTCGTGCGTCAGATCTACGACCAGATGGCCGAGCCCAAGCGCGTTCTCTCGATGGGCGTCTGCGCCTCCTCCGGCGGCATGTTCAACAACTATGCGCTGGTGCAGGGTGTCGACCACATCGTCCCCGTCGACGTCTACGTCCCCGGCTGTCCGCCGCGGCCGGAGATGCTGATCGACGGCATCATGAAGCTGCGCACCATCGTCCAGAACGCACCGATCGGTGCCGACGAGCGTGACGCCGCGATCGCCCGCGAGGCCCGTCAGCTGGTCGCCTCGCCCCTCGCCGAGCAGAAGGGCTTGCTGCGATGA
- the nuoE gene encoding NADH-quinone oxidoreductase subunit NuoE, whose protein sequence is MSGFRSHFDHTGGVDFDTTAETLIGADTIAEMEELASRYPQKRSALLPMLHLVQSVEGRITPAAIEACAQVTGLTPAEVNGVATFYTMYKRKPMGKHHIGVCTTSLCAILGGDEIAAALHDHLGIGNDETTEDGMISLEHVECNAACDYGPVVMVNWEFFDTMTPRKAVELVEKLRHDEVVVSPRGATITSWREAERVLAGFPDGRADEGPAAGPQSLLGLKIAERNGWQAPDPADLPGVAAEEEGK, encoded by the coding sequence ATGAGCGGTTTCCGGAGCCATTTCGACCACACCGGTGGTGTCGACTTCGACACCACCGCGGAGACCTTGATCGGTGCTGACACCATCGCGGAGATGGAGGAGCTGGCGTCCCGCTACCCGCAGAAGCGCTCCGCGCTGCTGCCGATGTTGCACCTGGTGCAGAGCGTGGAGGGGCGCATCACCCCGGCGGCGATCGAGGCCTGCGCGCAGGTCACCGGTCTCACCCCGGCCGAGGTGAACGGCGTCGCCACCTTCTACACGATGTACAAGCGCAAGCCGATGGGCAAGCACCACATCGGTGTCTGCACCACCTCGCTGTGCGCCATCCTCGGCGGTGACGAGATCGCCGCCGCCCTGCACGACCACCTCGGCATCGGCAACGACGAGACGACCGAGGACGGCATGATCAGCCTCGAGCACGTGGAGTGCAACGCGGCCTGTGACTACGGGCCGGTGGTGATGGTCAACTGGGAGTTCTTCGACACGATGACGCCCCGCAAGGCCGTCGAGCTGGTCGAGAAGCTGCGTCACGACGAGGTGGTGGTCTCTCCCCGTGGCGCCACCATCACCTCGTGGCGCGAGGCCGAGCGCGTCCTCGCCGGGTTCCCCGACGGGCGGGCGGACGAGGGTCCGGCCGCCGGACCGCAGTCCCTGCTCGGGCTGAAGATCGCCGAGCGCAATGGCTGGCAGGCCCCCGACCCGGCGGACCTGCCGGGCGTGGCAGCCGAGGAGGAGGGCAAGTGA
- a CDS encoding demethylmenaquinone methyltransferase — MMFDGVARRYDLANDVLSLGQVRWWREATKRALDPRPGQLILDLAAGTGTSSLSFAESGATVVPTDLSLGMLAVGKERHPQLPFIAGDALSLPYADGAFDAVTASYGLRNMEDTVGALAELRRITKPGGRIVICEFSTPTWPAFATVYKEYLMEALPRIATAVSSNPSAYVYLAESIQAWPDQEHLAELFVQAGWRDVQWENLTGGIVAVHRAWA, encoded by the coding sequence ATGATGTTCGACGGGGTCGCCCGCCGCTACGACCTGGCCAACGACGTGCTCTCCCTCGGGCAGGTGAGGTGGTGGCGGGAGGCCACGAAGCGGGCACTGGACCCCCGGCCCGGTCAGCTCATCCTCGACCTGGCCGCCGGCACGGGCACCTCGAGCCTGTCGTTCGCCGAGTCGGGCGCGACCGTCGTGCCCACCGACCTGTCCCTCGGCATGTTGGCGGTGGGCAAGGAGCGCCACCCGCAGCTGCCGTTCATCGCGGGTGACGCGCTGTCACTGCCGTACGCGGACGGCGCGTTCGACGCCGTCACGGCGTCGTACGGGCTGCGCAACATGGAGGACACCGTCGGCGCGCTCGCCGAGTTGCGCCGGATCACCAAGCCGGGCGGCCGGATCGTGATCTGCGAGTTCTCCACACCGACCTGGCCGGCCTTCGCCACGGTCTACAAGGAGTACCTGATGGAGGCGCTGCCTCGGATCGCCACCGCGGTCTCCTCCAATCCCTCGGCGTACGTCTACTTGGCGGAGTCGATCCAGGCGTGGCCCGACCAGGAGCACCTGGCCGAACTCTTCGTCCAGGCGGGCTGGCGCGATGTGCAGTGGGAGAACCTCACCGGCGGCATCGTCGCGGTCCATCGCGCCTGGGCCTGA
- a CDS encoding NADH:flavin oxidoreductase/NADH oxidase, whose product MCMYSAEPSGASAGCPTDFHLQHLASRAGGGAGLVMVESTAVLPVGRISPWDLGLWNDAQADAFAPIVDLCHRLGAAVGVQLNHAGRKAGTWQPWAGAGSVPARDGGWLPVAPSARPFDDQHATPRAMTAADVVSVVEGFRSAARRALEAGFDVVEIHGAHGYLLHQFCSPLTNQRTDEWGGDFEGRVRLPLAVVDAVREEVGPDVPVLYRVSATDWFSENGIEEESWTVEQTQRFAALLEERGVDLIDVSTGGLTPRSRPTRLGPGYQVHFAEAVKQAVGIPVSTVGIIVDADQAEEVLVEGRADAVMVARELLRDPYAPARWQAHLDGAPTRFPVQYSRALPFR is encoded by the coding sequence ATGTGCATGTACTCGGCGGAACCGTCCGGGGCCTCGGCGGGTTGTCCGACGGACTTCCACCTCCAGCACCTGGCCTCCCGGGCCGGCGGTGGGGCGGGTCTGGTGATGGTGGAATCGACGGCGGTGCTGCCGGTGGGCCGCATCTCCCCGTGGGACCTGGGGCTGTGGAACGACGCGCAGGCCGACGCCTTCGCCCCCATCGTCGACCTGTGTCACCGGCTCGGTGCCGCGGTCGGTGTCCAGCTCAACCACGCGGGCCGCAAGGCCGGGACCTGGCAGCCGTGGGCCGGGGCCGGTAGCGTCCCCGCCCGCGACGGGGGATGGCTCCCGGTCGCCCCTAGCGCGCGCCCCTTCGACGACCAGCACGCGACGCCGCGGGCGATGACCGCCGCCGACGTGGTGTCGGTGGTCGAGGGGTTCCGCTCCGCCGCGCGCCGTGCCCTGGAGGCGGGCTTCGACGTGGTCGAGATCCACGGCGCCCACGGCTATCTGCTGCACCAGTTCTGCTCGCCCCTCACCAACCAGCGGACCGACGAATGGGGCGGCGACTTCGAGGGGCGGGTGCGGCTGCCGCTGGCCGTTGTCGACGCGGTACGTGAGGAGGTCGGCCCCGACGTCCCGGTCCTCTACCGGGTGTCGGCCACCGACTGGTTCAGCGAGAACGGGATCGAGGAGGAGAGCTGGACCGTCGAGCAGACCCAGCGCTTCGCGGCGCTGCTGGAGGAGCGCGGTGTCGACCTGATCGATGTCTCGACCGGTGGCCTCACCCCGAGGTCGCGGCCCACGCGCCTGGGCCCCGGGTATCAGGTGCACTTCGCCGAGGCCGTCAAGCAGGCCGTCGGCATCCCGGTCAGCACCGTCGGGATCATCGTCGACGCCGACCAGGCCGAGGAGGTGCTGGTCGAAGGTCGCGCCGACGCGGTGATGGTCGCCCGGGAGCTCCTCCGCGACCCGTACGCGCCGGCACGCTGGCAGGCCCACCTCGACGGGGCACCGACGCGGTTCCCGGTGCAGTACAGCCGGGCGCTGCCCTTCCGCTGA
- a CDS encoding NADH-quinone oxidoreductase subunit A: MNMYLPLILMLVMGAVMATVALVSAIIGPSRYNRVKSDSYECGIEPTPQPIGGGRFPVKYYITAMLFIIFDIEVVFLYPWAVSLNNPGLRSFALVQMLIFIGLVFLAYVYEWRRGGLEWD; the protein is encoded by the coding sequence ATGAACATGTACCTTCCGTTGATCCTGATGCTGGTGATGGGCGCCGTGATGGCGACCGTCGCCCTGGTGTCAGCGATCATCGGGCCGTCCCGGTACAACCGGGTCAAGTCCGATTCGTACGAGTGTGGCATCGAGCCCACGCCCCAGCCCATCGGTGGTGGCCGGTTCCCGGTGAAGTACTACATCACCGCGATGCTCTTCATCATCTTCGACATCGAGGTGGTCTTCCTCTACCCGTGGGCCGTCTCCCTGAACAACCCGGGGCTGCGGTCCTTCGCCCTGGTGCAGATGCTCATCTTCATCGGCCTGGTGTTCCTGGCCTACGTCTACGAGTGGCGGCGCGGGGGCCTGGAGTGGGACTGA
- a CDS encoding NADH-quinone oxidoreductase subunit C, whose protein sequence is MSEENVPALPEDRQGPGEAREVLDVRQGLFHASTTSDVSGYNDMTWYVEMPQGSRPPYGGWYDDAVERLRAGVADPAAAIRKVLIDRGEITLFIAREHIAEVARVLRDDPMLRFEWCSSVSGVHYPTDRGAELHAVYHLLSMTHNRRIRLEVSCPDADPHIPSVVATYPTADWHERETYDFFGIVFDGHPALTRIEMPDDWPGHPQRKDYPLGGIPIEFHGATNSPVHERRDYNS, encoded by the coding sequence ATGAGTGAAGAGAACGTCCCCGCCCTCCCCGAGGACCGGCAGGGCCCCGGCGAGGCGCGTGAGGTCCTCGACGTCCGCCAGGGTCTGTTCCACGCGTCGACCACCTCCGACGTCTCCGGCTACAACGACATGACGTGGTACGTCGAGATGCCGCAGGGGAGCCGTCCGCCGTACGGCGGCTGGTACGACGATGCGGTCGAGCGGCTGCGTGCCGGGGTCGCTGACCCGGCGGCCGCGATCCGCAAGGTCCTCATCGACCGCGGCGAGATCACCCTGTTCATCGCGCGCGAGCACATCGCCGAGGTCGCCCGGGTGCTGCGCGACGACCCGATGCTGCGGTTCGAGTGGTGCTCCAGCGTGTCGGGCGTGCACTACCCGACGGACCGCGGCGCCGAACTGCACGCCGTCTACCACCTGCTGTCGATGACGCACAACCGGCGGATCCGGCTCGAGGTCAGCTGCCCCGACGCCGACCCGCACATCCCCTCGGTGGTGGCGACGTACCCGACGGCCGACTGGCACGAGCGGGAGACGTACGACTTCTTCGGGATCGTGTTCGACGGCCATCCCGCGCTCACCCGCATCGAGATGCCGGACGACTGGCCCGGCCACCCCCAGCGCAAGGACTACCCGCTGGGCGGCATCCCGATCGAGTTCCACGGCGCGACGAACTCCCCGGTCCACGAGCGGAGGGACTACAACTCATGA
- a CDS encoding NADH-quinone oxidoreductase subunit D produces the protein MSSTEFHDEDILDDTTAAGEDPFRQSGDPDVDAVYYADGGDWEDIAEAQAERGDETIVVNMGPQHPSTHGVLRLILELDGETVTDCRVGIGYLHTGIEKSMEFRTWAQGVTLCTRMDYLTPFYQEVSYCLGVERLLGIEDAIPEKATVMRVLLMEMNRIINHLVAIGTTGNEMGATTVMTVAFREREVIFDMIEMITGLRMNNGFVRPGGVANDLPAGAIPKLREMSAWLHAHLPEVGLLCDDNPIFRARLDNGIGFLDLSTCMALGTSGPPLRATGLDWDLRKKQPYCGYETYDFDVITDDGCDAYARFVVRRDEMFESLKIVDQAIDRLEKLDGQPVMVADPKIAWPSQLTVGPDGQGNSNEHIRHIMGESMESLIHHFKLVTEGFRVPPGQVYIPVESPKGELGAHVVSDGGTRPYRAHFRDPSFVNLQAFPVLAKGAMLSDVSVAGASLDPVMGGVDR, from the coding sequence ATGAGCAGCACCGAATTCCACGACGAGGACATCCTCGACGACACGACCGCGGCCGGCGAGGACCCGTTCCGCCAGTCCGGTGACCCGGACGTCGACGCCGTCTACTACGCCGACGGCGGGGACTGGGAAGACATCGCGGAGGCCCAGGCCGAGCGGGGCGACGAGACCATCGTGGTCAACATGGGCCCCCAGCACCCGTCGACCCACGGCGTGCTGCGGCTGATCCTGGAGCTCGACGGCGAGACGGTGACCGACTGCCGGGTCGGTATCGGCTACCTCCACACCGGCATCGAGAAGTCCATGGAGTTCCGCACCTGGGCCCAGGGTGTCACCCTGTGCACCCGGATGGACTACCTGACGCCCTTCTACCAGGAGGTGTCGTACTGCCTCGGCGTCGAGCGGCTGCTCGGCATCGAGGACGCCATCCCGGAGAAGGCCACCGTGATGCGGGTCCTCCTGATGGAGATGAACCGCATCATCAACCACCTCGTCGCCATCGGCACGACCGGCAACGAGATGGGCGCCACCACGGTGATGACCGTCGCCTTCCGCGAGCGCGAGGTCATCTTCGACATGATCGAGATGATCACCGGCCTGCGGATGAACAACGGCTTCGTCCGGCCCGGTGGGGTCGCCAACGACCTGCCGGCGGGCGCGATCCCGAAGCTGCGGGAGATGTCGGCCTGGCTGCACGCGCACCTGCCCGAGGTCGGCCTGCTGTGTGACGACAACCCGATCTTCCGGGCCCGGCTCGACAACGGCATCGGTTTCCTCGACCTGTCGACCTGCATGGCTCTGGGGACCTCCGGACCGCCGCTGCGCGCCACCGGCCTCGACTGGGACCTGCGCAAGAAGCAGCCCTACTGCGGCTACGAGACGTACGACTTCGACGTCATCACCGACGACGGCTGCGACGCGTACGCCCGGTTCGTGGTCCGCCGTGACGAGATGTTCGAGTCGCTGAAGATCGTCGACCAGGCCATCGACCGGCTGGAGAAGCTGGACGGGCAGCCCGTCATGGTCGCCGACCCGAAGATCGCCTGGCCCTCGCAGCTCACCGTGGGGCCGGACGGCCAGGGCAACTCCAACGAGCACATCCGCCACATCATGGGGGAGTCGATGGAGTCGCTGATCCACCACTTCAAGCTGGTCACCGAAGGGTTCCGTGTCCCGCCGGGCCAGGTGTACATCCCGGTGGAGAGCCCGAAGGGCGAGCTGGGCGCGCACGTCGTCTCCGACGGCGGCACCCGGCCGTACCGCGCGCACTTCCGCGACCCCAGCTTCGTCAACCTGCAAGCTTTCCCGGTCCTGGCGAAGGGCGCCATGCTCTCCGACGTCTCCGTCGCCGGCGCCAGCCTGGACCCCGTGATGGGAGGAGTCGACCGATGA